A window of the Lactuca sativa cultivar Salinas chromosome 7, Lsat_Salinas_v11, whole genome shotgun sequence genome harbors these coding sequences:
- the LOC111890582 gene encoding uncharacterized protein LOC111890582, protein MMVNFAVVLGLLVTARLCYATGNGFQVMKHLNRFNKPSMKSIKSPDGDIIDCVHISNQAAFDHPSLKNHQIQMKPNFHPEGMNYESMKTSSEKQETIPQLWRLNGNCPKGTIPIRRTKKEDILRASSINKYGKKTSQSTVAHPTSVDLDLINQSGHQHAIAYVEGEFYGAKATMNVWDPQIQQSNEFSLSQIWLLGGSFASDLNSIEVGWQVSPDLYGDNHTRFFTYWTSDAYQATGCYNLLCSGFIQINNEIALGASISPISKYHGSQYDISILVWKDPEQGNWWMQFGNGKVLGYWPASLFSYLTDSASMIQWGGEVVNSASDGQHTTTQMGSGHFPEEGFGKSSYFRNVQIVDGSNSLRVPKDIQTFTEEPNCYDVQTGKNGAWGSYIFYGGPGRNQNCP, encoded by the exons ATGATGGTGAATTTTGCGGTGGTGCTCGGTCTTCTCGTGACGGCGCGTTTATGTTACGCTACCGGAAATGGGTTTCAGGTTATGAAGCATTTGAATCGTTTCAACAAACCTTCAATGAAATCGATCAAG AGCCCAGATGGTGATATAATCGACTGTGTTCATATCTCAAATCAAGCAGCTTTTGATCACCCTTCTCtcaaaaatcatcaaattcaG ATGAAGCCAAATTTTCATCCGGAAGGGATGAATTACGAGAGCATGAAAACATCATCAGAAAAGCAGGAAACAATTCCTCAATTATGGCGTTTAAATGGGAATTGTCCGAAAGGAACAATCCCAATTAGAAGAACAAAGAAAGAAGACATTCTCAGAGCTTCTTCGATCAATAAATATGGAAAGAAAACCAGTCAATCCACTGTCGCACATCCAACTTCTGTAGATCTCGACCTCATCAACCAAAGTGGCCATCAG CATGCaattgcatacgttgaaggagaGTTTTATGGAGCAAAAGCAACCATGAATGTTTGGGACCCACAAATACAACAATCAAATGAATTCAGTTTATCTCAAATTTGGTTACTCGGAGGCTCATTTGCTTCCGATCTCAACAGTATTGAAGTTGGTTGGCAG GTTAGTCCAGATCTTTATGGGGATAACCACACGAGATTTTTCACATATTGGACT AGTGATGCATATCAAGCTACAGGCTGTTACAACCTTCTGTGTTCAGGATTTATTCAAATTAACAATGAGATAGCATTGGGGGCTAGTATTTCTCCTATTTCTAAATACCATGGTTCCCAATATGATATTAGCATTCTTGTTTGGAAG GATCCCGAGCAAGGAAACTGGTGGATGCAATTTGGGAATGGAAAAGTGCTCGGATACTGGCCCGCATCTCTATTTTCTTACTTAACCGACAGTGCATCAATGATCCAATGGGGAGGAGAGGTGGTCAACTCAGCCTCAGACGGGCAGCACACAACCACCCAAATGGGCAGCGGGCACTTTCCCGAAGAAGGATTCGGGAAGTCAAGTTACTTTAGAAATGTTCAAATTGTCGATGGGTCAAATAGTTTAAGGGTTCCTAAAGACATACAAACTTTCACCGAGGAGCCAAATTGTTATGATGTGCAAACGGGAAAGAATGGTGCTTGGGGGAGTTATATTTTCTATGGTGGTCCGGGCAGAAACCAGAACTGCCCGTGA